The DNA sequence CTCAAACGGGCTTTTCAAAACCACTTTACACCTTTAGTCCCATCCCGGGTAAGGGCTATAGAAAGAGGGTTGCGCGTGGCGTATTTCCTGGGGCTGGTACTGGCTTTGGCGGCGTTCTGGCTCGGGATGTCCGGCCATAACACGCCAATGATTCTCTCTTTGGGCGGCGTGTCGCTCATCGTGACGTGTATTCTCGCCTACAGGCTGGACATCATCGACCGTGAAGGCGCGCCCTATGTACGCCTCGTCGGTTTCATTCTCTACTTCCCGTGGCTGGCAAAAGAGATCGTTAAGGCGAACATCAGCGTGATCCGCGCCTGCCTGAAAGCCGATCTGGATATCGCGCCGGCTCTGGTGAAGGTGAAAACGATCTGCAAGTCAGACCTCGCCAAGGTGACCTTCGCCAACTCCATCACGCTGACGCCCGGAACCGTGACCGTAGAGATCG is a window from the uncultured Hyphomonas sp. genome containing:
- a CDS encoding Na+/H+ antiporter subunit E: MAYFLGLVLALAAFWLGMSGHNTPMILSLGGVSLIVTCILAYRLDIIDREGAPYVRLVGFILYFPWLAKEIVKANISVIRACLKADLDIAPALVKVKTICKSDLAKVTFANSITLTPGTVTVEIEGDKLLVHGLYEQDSQPEAFAEMDQRSARAIDGKGAAA